The genomic window TAAAGATATTGAGCGCTAACGTCAGAACAAATAAGGTCATCCCAACGGCAAACAAGGTTCTGTAGGCTAGTGAACCGGCTGGAGTGTCTCCTAAGCTCACCTGCACGATATAGGCTGTCATAGTCATGATGGGGACGACCGGATTCAAGGTAAGGGTAGGATTTTGTCCTGCCGCGATCGTCACAATCATGGTCTCACC from Cyanobacteriota bacterium includes these protein-coding regions:
- a CDS encoding phosphate ABC transporter permease subunit PstC codes for the protein GETMIVTIAAGQNPTLTLNPVVPIMTMTAYIVQVSLGDTPAGSLAYRTLFAVGMTLFVLTLALNIFSFWFVRRFREKYE